Proteins co-encoded in one Thermochromatium tepidum ATCC 43061 genomic window:
- the draG gene encoding ADP-ribosyl-[dinitrogen reductase] hydrolase: protein MRTSSSNIPVAERAEAAYLGLAIGDALGATVEFMTPHEIRVQFAASQGVHRELIGGGWLRLKPGQVTDDTSLSLALGAAILTADGRVEPLACAQAFEAWMRSKPVDIGNTIRRNLLAFRRTGHPVAPPSEHDAGNGAAMRVLPVALATLGCDPATVAQAVLDQAHVTHNNPVSDAVCLLLVRLLQAALRGRSLPQLYRTEIQPFIQLHPYCALRPHRRDNPSGWVVETLQAVLQALLDTSDFEECLIDVVNRGGDADTTGAIAGMLAGALYGLDAIPRGWQQALDPRIATSCRGQAQALLALAPGS, encoded by the coding sequence ATGAGGACCTCCTCATCGAATATCCCAGTCGCTGAGCGGGCCGAGGCGGCCTATCTGGGGCTGGCGATCGGGGACGCGCTCGGGGCCACGGTCGAGTTCATGACCCCCCACGAGATCCGCGTCCAGTTTGCGGCAAGCCAGGGGGTACATCGTGAGCTCATCGGTGGCGGCTGGTTGAGGCTCAAACCCGGTCAGGTCACCGACGACACCAGCCTGTCATTGGCACTGGGCGCGGCCATCCTCACTGCGGACGGGCGCGTGGAACCCCTGGCCTGCGCGCAGGCCTTCGAGGCCTGGATGCGCAGCAAGCCGGTAGACATCGGCAATACGATCCGGCGCAACCTGCTCGCCTTCCGCCGTACCGGACACCCGGTCGCACCGCCCTCCGAACACGATGCCGGCAATGGCGCGGCCATGCGCGTCTTGCCCGTCGCCCTGGCGACCCTCGGGTGCGACCCAGCGACCGTTGCGCAAGCGGTCCTCGATCAGGCCCATGTCACCCACAACAATCCCGTCTCGGATGCCGTCTGTCTGTTGCTCGTCCGCCTGCTCCAGGCCGCGCTGCGCGGTCGATCGCTCCCCCAGCTCTATCGGACCGAGATCCAACCCTTTATCCAACTTCACCCCTACTGCGCCCTACGTCCACATCGGCGCGACAATCCGAGCGGTTGGGTAGTCGAGACCCTCCAGGCGGTCTTACAGGCGCTACTCGATACCAGCGACTTCGAGGAGTGCTTGATCGACGTGGTCAACCGCGGCGGCGATGCCGATACCACGGGGGCGATCGCCGGCATGCTGGCCGGGGCGCTCTATGGCCTAGACGCCATCCCTAGAGGTTGGCAGCAGGCCTTGGATCCCCGCATCGCCACCAGCTGCCGGGGTCAGGCGCAGGCCCTGCTTGCCTTGGCACCGGGGTCATAG
- the nifB gene encoding nitrogenase cofactor biosynthesis protein NifB yields MDRHHPSIDDHPCYSETAHHRFARIHLPVAPACNIQCHYCNRKYDCANESRPGVVSQVLKPEQAVKKALVVGAALPQLAVVGVAGPGDPLASPKRTLATFQRLAEQAPDLKLCLSTNGLGVLDHIDALLRYNITHVTLTINCLDPEIGAAIYPWILWRGKRIHGRTASEILIERQQRGLEQLIARGILVKVNSVLIPGVNDTHLPTVSQVIRAKGAFIHNIMPLIAEPEHGTYYGLTGQRGPTPEELKAVQAACAGDMRLMRHCQQCRADAVGTLDEDRRAEFELDRVESMTLTPELLEAARARRAAFRAQVDAEQHLFRRLRESRPRSGPHRPILMAVTAHKGRISGHFGQASEFLIYEVDESGIRMVGLRQTGRSCQGEAACGESADTLEPIIRALDGCEVVLCAKIGHAPWQLLVAAGIQPNSEHPGEPIEQACRAVWHEMQWRGPGTRSATVSKVA; encoded by the coding sequence ATGGACAGGCACCACCCGTCGATCGATGACCACCCCTGCTACTCGGAGACAGCCCATCATCGCTTCGCGCGCATCCATCTGCCGGTTGCGCCCGCCTGTAATATCCAGTGCCATTACTGCAATCGCAAATATGACTGTGCCAACGAGTCCCGCCCCGGTGTGGTCTCACAGGTGCTCAAACCCGAACAGGCGGTCAAAAAGGCCCTGGTCGTCGGCGCCGCGCTCCCGCAACTGGCCGTGGTTGGGGTCGCCGGGCCTGGTGATCCGCTCGCCAGCCCAAAACGCACCTTGGCCACCTTTCAAAGACTGGCCGAACAGGCCCCGGATCTCAAGCTGTGTCTCTCGACCAATGGCCTGGGGGTGCTCGACCATATCGACGCCCTCCTCAGATACAACATCACGCACGTCACGCTCACGATCAATTGTCTCGATCCGGAGATCGGGGCGGCGATCTATCCCTGGATCCTATGGAGAGGCAAGCGGATCCATGGGCGTACAGCATCCGAGATCCTGATCGAGCGGCAACAGCGCGGTCTCGAGCAACTGATCGCGCGGGGTATTCTGGTCAAGGTCAACTCAGTGCTGATCCCCGGGGTCAATGACACCCACCTCCCGACCGTCTCCCAGGTCATCCGGGCCAAGGGCGCCTTTATCCACAACATCATGCCGCTGATCGCTGAGCCCGAGCATGGGACCTACTATGGCCTGACCGGCCAGCGCGGACCGACCCCAGAAGAGCTCAAGGCGGTTCAGGCCGCCTGTGCCGGCGACATGCGTCTGATGCGCCATTGCCAACAGTGCCGGGCCGATGCCGTGGGGACTTTGGATGAAGATCGGCGTGCCGAGTTCGAGCTCGATCGGGTCGAGTCCATGACCCTAACCCCTGAGCTGCTCGAAGCCGCTCGGGCCCGCCGTGCCGCCTTTCGCGCCCAGGTCGATGCCGAACAGCATCTGTTCCGCAGGTTACGAGAATCGCGACCGAGATCCGGTCCACATCGTCCGATCCTGATGGCCGTAACGGCGCACAAGGGACGCATCAGCGGACACTTCGGCCAGGCCTCTGAGTTCCTCATCTATGAGGTGGATGAAAGTGGCATCCGTATGGTTGGCCTGCGCCAAACCGGTCGTTCCTGCCAGGGCGAAGCGGCGTGCGGTGAATCCGCGGATACCCTGGAACCGATCATCCGCGCCCTAGACGGTTGCGAGGTCGTGCTCTGTGCCAAGATCGGCCATGCGCCTTGGCAACTGTTGGTCGCCGCCGGCATCCAGCCCAACAGCGAGCATCCAGGCGAGCCGATCGAGCAGGCCTGCCGTGCCGTCTGGCACGAGATGCAGTGGCGCGGCCCCGGCACCAGATCCGCAACCGTTTCTAAGGTGGCTTAA
- a CDS encoding slipin family protein, with amino-acid sequence MTIQIIATMLVLVLAGVLACIRILPEYTRGVIFTLGRFTGVKGPGLILVIPGIQVMVRVDLRVQVMDVPSQDVISRDNVSVKVNAVVYFRVIDPEKSIIQVEDYRIATSQLAQTTLRSVLGQHELDEMLAERDKLNDDIRRILDAQTDAWGIKVSNVEIKHVDLDESMIRAIARQAEAERARRAKVIHAEGEQQAAEKLMEAARILSAQPQAMQLRFLETLTAVAGDRTSTIVFPLPVDLIEPLFKKLES; translated from the coding sequence ATGACCATTCAAATCATCGCTACCATGCTGGTGTTGGTGCTCGCCGGCGTGCTGGCCTGCATCCGCATCCTGCCCGAATACACGCGCGGGGTCATCTTCACGCTCGGACGCTTCACGGGCGTGAAAGGTCCAGGGCTGATCCTGGTGATTCCAGGGATCCAGGTCATGGTGCGGGTGGACCTGCGGGTGCAGGTGATGGATGTCCCCAGTCAGGATGTGATCTCGCGCGACAATGTGTCGGTGAAGGTCAATGCCGTGGTCTATTTCCGGGTGATCGATCCCGAGAAGTCGATCATCCAGGTCGAGGACTATCGCATCGCCACCAGTCAGCTCGCGCAGACGACCCTGCGCTCGGTGCTCGGTCAGCACGAACTCGACGAGATGCTCGCCGAGCGCGACAAGCTCAATGATGACATCCGCCGCATCCTGGACGCCCAGACCGATGCCTGGGGCATCAAGGTCTCAAACGTCGAGATCAAGCATGTGGATCTCGACGAATCCATGATCCGCGCCATCGCCCGTCAGGCCGAGGCCGAGCGCGCACGCCGCGCCAAGGTCATCCATGCCGAGGGCGAGCAGCAGGCGGCCGAGAAACTGATGGAGGCGGCGCGGATCCTGTCGGCCCAGCCCCAGGCGATGCAGCTCCGCTTCCTGGAGACCCTGACCGCCGTCGCCGGGGATCGGACCTCGACCATCGTCTTCCCGCTGCCGGTCGACCTCATTGAGCCGTTGTTCAAAAAGCTGGAGTCGTGA
- a CDS encoding CYTH domain-containing protein, with product MAIEIERKFLVVGEAWRDQVEDETRLVQGYLTEDAHITVRVRIRGDTAWLSLKGKTQGICRLEFEYPIPIDDAETLLRELAVSPLIEKTRYRVRHAGHLWELDVFAGANAGLVLAELELKDLDETFVRPDWLGAEVSNDPRYFNVNLARHPYCDWS from the coding sequence ATGGCCATCGAGATCGAACGCAAGTTTCTGGTCGTCGGCGAGGCCTGGCGCGACCAGGTCGAGGACGAGACGCGCCTCGTCCAGGGTTATCTGACCGAGGATGCGCATATCACCGTGCGCGTGCGCATCCGGGGTGATACGGCCTGGCTGAGCCTTAAGGGCAAGACCCAGGGTATCTGCCGACTGGAGTTCGAATATCCGATCCCGATCGACGATGCCGAGACCCTGCTGCGCGAACTGGCTGTCTCGCCACTGATCGAGAAGACTCGCTATCGCGTGCGCCACGCGGGGCATCTCTGGGAGCTGGACGTCTTTGCCGGTGCCAATGCCGGCCTGGTGTTGGCCGAGCTGGAGCTAAAGGACCTGGACGAGACGTTCGTTCGACCTGACTGGCTCGGGGCCGAGGTCTCAAATGATCCGCGTTATTTCAACGTCAACCTTGCCCGGCATCCCTATTGTGACTGGTCCTGA
- the nifH gene encoding nitrogenase iron protein: MAKLRQCAIYGKGGIGKSTTTQNLVAALAEANQKVMIVGCDPKADSTRLILHSKAQTTVMHLAAEAGSVEDLELEDVLQVGFGGVKCVESGGPEPGVGCAGRGVITAINFLEEEGAYEEDLDFVFYDVLGDVVCGGFAMPIRENKAQEIYIVVSGEMMAMYAANNIAKGIVKYANSGGVRLAGLICNSRKVDREDELIEALAARLGTQMIHFVPRDNVVQHAEIRRMTVIEYDPTCNQADEYRALAQKVINNKKLVIPTPLEMDELEDLLMEFGVIEKEDESIIGKSKTAEVA; the protein is encoded by the coding sequence ATGGCAAAGCTGCGTCAATGCGCCATCTATGGCAAGGGCGGTATCGGTAAATCCACCACGACCCAAAACCTGGTCGCGGCCCTGGCCGAGGCAAACCAAAAGGTGATGATCGTCGGCTGCGACCCCAAGGCCGATTCGACCCGTCTGATCTTGCACAGCAAGGCCCAGACCACGGTCATGCACCTGGCCGCCGAGGCGGGGTCGGTCGAAGACCTCGAGCTCGAGGATGTGTTGCAGGTCGGCTTCGGCGGGGTCAAGTGCGTCGAATCCGGCGGACCTGAGCCGGGTGTCGGGTGTGCCGGTCGCGGGGTGATCACTGCGATCAACTTTCTCGAGGAGGAAGGCGCCTATGAGGAAGATCTCGATTTCGTTTTCTACGACGTGCTCGGCGACGTCGTCTGCGGTGGCTTTGCCATGCCGATCCGCGAAAACAAGGCCCAGGAGATCTATATCGTCGTCTCGGGCGAGATGATGGCCATGTATGCGGCCAATAACATTGCCAAGGGTATCGTCAAGTATGCCAATTCCGGTGGTGTCCGTCTGGCCGGTCTGATCTGCAACAGCCGCAAGGTCGATCGCGAAGACGAGCTGATCGAGGCGCTGGCCGCTCGCCTCGGTACCCAGATGATCCATTTCGTACCGCGCGACAACGTGGTGCAGCACGCTGAGATCCGGCGTATGACAGTGATCGAGTATGACCCAACCTGCAACCAGGCCGATGAATATCGCGCCCTGGCGCAGAAGGTCATTAACAACAAAAAGCTGGTGATTCCCACCCCGCTCGAGATGGACGAGCTCGAGGATCTGCTGATGGAGTTTGGCGTTATCGAGAAGGAAGACGAATCCATTATTGGCAAGAGCAAAACGGCCGAGGTCGCTTGA
- a CDS encoding NAD(+)--dinitrogen-reductase ADP-D-ribosyltransferase — translation MSDKTPEPSLPAWARLPINRCNLPAVILGGLSFQRHPSTLQLDGVRELHLGLFEWLDALEDRAARAHAFAAALEAHFCLGRLEEAGLERGKGRRAKANWLRVLRGWHFDADSREGAVLKGWVESRFGLVPRFHGEPLRDFTGHAWRRYEAMRAAGLSGTNALESQLDLLYTYCQYEYARAGLQEGQVVLYRGVNRLDGHEVLSARGKEQVVLLNNINSFTTSRERAGEFGDYILSASIPSAKVFFHAELLPGVLRGEGEHLVIGGVYAVRIETL, via the coding sequence ATGTCCGACAAGACACCTGAACCTTCGCTCCCCGCCTGGGCGCGGCTGCCGATCAATCGCTGCAACCTGCCAGCAGTGATCCTGGGCGGGCTCAGCTTTCAGCGCCACCCGAGCACCCTGCAGCTTGATGGCGTGCGCGAGCTCCATCTTGGGCTCTTTGAGTGGCTCGATGCCTTGGAGGATCGAGCGGCGCGGGCGCACGCCTTCGCGGCTGCCCTGGAGGCCCATTTTTGTCTGGGGCGTTTAGAGGAGGCGGGACTAGAGAGGGGCAAGGGTCGGCGGGCCAAGGCCAATTGGTTGCGGGTCCTACGCGGTTGGCATTTCGATGCCGACAGTCGCGAGGGGGCGGTGCTCAAGGGTTGGGTCGAGTCGCGTTTCGGTTTGGTACCCCGTTTTCATGGCGAACCCTTACGCGATTTCACTGGCCATGCCTGGCGACGCTATGAGGCCATGCGCGCGGCGGGGCTCTCTGGCACCAATGCCTTGGAGTCGCAACTCGATCTGCTCTATACCTATTGCCAGTACGAATATGCTCGCGCCGGTCTGCAAGAAGGGCAGGTCGTCCTGTATCGCGGGGTCAATCGGCTCGATGGACACGAGGTGCTCAGCGCGCGCGGCAAGGAGCAGGTGGTCCTGTTGAACAACATCAATTCCTTTACCACGAGCCGCGAACGGGCAGGGGAGTTTGGGGACTATATCCTGAGCGCCTCGATCCCATCCGCCAAGGTCTTCTTCCATGCCGAGCTCTTGCCCGGGGTACTCAGAGGCGAGGGTGAGCATCTGGTCATCGGCGGGGTCTATGCGGTACGGATCGAGACCCTATGA
- a CDS encoding DMT family transporter, with amino-acid sequence MAWVYLFFAGLCEWGWPVGLKLGLTDSGLHWGWILFAALCMIASGVLLMVAQKNIPIGTAYAVWTGIGAVGTFVLGILIFDEPATLARAFFVGLIVVGILGLKLASD; translated from the coding sequence ATGGCCTGGGTCTATCTGTTCTTTGCTGGTCTCTGTGAATGGGGCTGGCCGGTTGGACTCAAGCTGGGACTGACCGACAGCGGTCTGCATTGGGGCTGGATCCTGTTTGCCGCGCTCTGCATGATCGCCAGCGGTGTCTTGCTCATGGTCGCCCAGAAGAACATCCCGATCGGGACCGCCTATGCGGTCTGGACCGGCATCGGCGCCGTCGGTACCTTCGTGCTCGGTATCCTGATCTTCGACGAACCGGCCACGCTGGCGCGCGCCTTTTTCGTCGGACTGATCGTCGTCGGCATCCTCGGGCTCAAACTGGCCTCGGATTGA
- a CDS encoding 2Fe-2S iron-sulfur cluster-binding protein yields the protein MPKAKVTFEDVGVTITVPAGTRLIEISELVGAGIVYGCREGECGTCLTRIISGHAYLDQPSVLEDQVLKEHLAPRHHRLACQAQVLGGEIVVKPI from the coding sequence ATGCCCAAGGCCAAGGTCACCTTCGAGGATGTCGGGGTGACGATCACGGTCCCTGCCGGAACCCGCCTGATCGAGATCTCGGAATTGGTCGGCGCTGGCATCGTCTATGGGTGCCGCGAAGGCGAATGCGGCACCTGTCTCACCCGGATCATCTCGGGGCATGCATACCTCGACCAACCCTCGGTGCTCGAAGATCAGGTGCTCAAAGAGCATCTGGCACCGCGTCACCACCGTCTCGCCTGCCAGGCCCAGGTTCTAGGCGGGGAGATCGTCGTCAAACCTATTTGA
- a CDS encoding 2Fe-2S iron-sulfur cluster-binding protein — translation MPTITFSSPLHKDKTVYAVAGSHRQTILELAKEHHIPIDFGCGNGECGTCLVKVWRIDTQTPPLANPLTEREVRVLKELGKITQTEIDRMALDDIAPNEWRLACQMVIRDEDLLIEYPSR, via the coding sequence ATGCCGACCATCACCTTTTCGAGCCCACTGCACAAAGACAAGACCGTCTATGCCGTTGCCGGGAGTCACCGCCAGACCATCCTGGAGCTGGCCAAGGAGCATCACATCCCGATCGACTTTGGCTGCGGCAATGGCGAATGCGGTACCTGTCTCGTCAAGGTGTGGCGGATCGACACTCAAACCCCGCCCTTGGCCAATCCGCTCACCGAGCGCGAGGTCAGGGTACTCAAAGAGCTGGGCAAGATCACCCAGACCGAGATCGACCGCATGGCGCTCGATGACATTGCCCCCAATGAATGGCGGCTCGCCTGTCAGATGGTGATCCGTGATGAGGACCTCCTCATCGAATATCCCAGTCGCTGA
- a CDS encoding NfeD family protein, which yields MLFVSLWVGVSADATAATERRVAWVIELTGAIGPASATYVEDAIAAAQSEGVELLILRLDTPGGLDAAMRSIVKSITASAVPIVGYVAPTGARAASAGTYILYACPIAAMAPGTNLGAATPVQIGGVPTSDPVPPPDQAPASSQDETLPAGGDAAGRKAINDAAAYLRGLATLHGRNADWAEQAVRAGASLAAEEALGIGVIDLIAPTLEGLLQAIDGRRVRLQHGERRLDTRDLELVPHPPRWSVRLLAILSDPSVAYILLLVGIYGLIYEFANPGAVLPGTLGALSLLLALYAFQLLPVNYAGLALIGLGLLLMVAEVLSPSFGGLGLGGIAAFILGSLILIDAEAPGFEISLSLILGLAITSALVLSLIVGLALQAHRRPVVSGGPGLIGAVGEAVAGFPGSGRVRLQGEVWSARSEGPIPAGTQVRVKGREGLTLLVEPVQKA from the coding sequence ATGCTCTTCGTCTCGCTCTGGGTGGGGGTGAGCGCGGACGCCACAGCCGCGACCGAGAGGCGTGTCGCCTGGGTGATCGAACTGACCGGCGCCATCGGACCGGCCAGCGCCACCTATGTCGAGGACGCGATCGCCGCCGCCCAGTCCGAGGGGGTCGAGCTGCTGATCCTGCGTCTGGACACGCCGGGCGGACTCGACGCCGCGATGCGTTCGATCGTCAAGTCGATCACGGCCAGCGCGGTCCCGATCGTCGGCTATGTCGCCCCCACAGGTGCGCGGGCGGCGAGCGCCGGCACTTACATCCTCTATGCCTGTCCGATCGCGGCCATGGCCCCAGGGACCAATCTGGGCGCGGCGACCCCAGTCCAGATCGGCGGCGTTCCGACCTCCGACCCAGTCCCCCCGCCGGACCAGGCGCCTGCGTCGAGCCAGGACGAGACGCTGCCCGCTGGTGGTGACGCGGCGGGGCGCAAGGCCATCAATGATGCCGCTGCCTATCTGCGTGGACTGGCCACACTGCATGGGCGCAACGCCGACTGGGCCGAACAGGCGGTGCGTGCAGGCGCCAGTCTGGCGGCCGAGGAGGCGTTGGGGATCGGTGTCATCGATCTGATCGCACCCACTCTGGAAGGGCTGTTGCAAGCCATCGATGGCCGCCGGGTGCGTCTCCAGCACGGCGAGCGTCGCCTGGACACCCGAGACCTCGAGCTCGTCCCGCATCCACCGCGCTGGTCAGTGCGTCTGCTCGCCATCCTCAGTGACCCCAGTGTCGCCTATATCCTATTGCTGGTCGGGATCTATGGCCTGATCTATGAATTCGCCAATCCAGGTGCGGTCCTGCCCGGTACCCTGGGTGCCCTAAGCCTGTTACTGGCGCTCTACGCCTTTCAGCTCCTGCCGGTCAACTATGCCGGCCTGGCGCTGATCGGGCTAGGGCTGCTCCTTATGGTCGCCGAGGTGCTCTCGCCGAGCTTCGGTGGTCTGGGTCTGGGTGGGATCGCGGCCTTCATCCTCGGCTCGCTGATCCTGATCGATGCCGAGGCGCCGGGCTTTGAGATCTCGCTCTCGCTCATCCTCGGCTTGGCCATCACCAGCGCCTTGGTGCTGTCCCTGATCGTCGGATTGGCGCTCCAGGCCCATCGACGTCCGGTGGTGAGCGGGGGGCCGGGGTTGATCGGGGCGGTGGGCGAGGCCGTCGCGGGTTTTCCAGGGAGCGGTCGCGTCCGGCTGCAGGGTGAGGTCTGGTCGGCCCGTTCCGAGGGGCCGATCCCGGCTGGCACCCAGGTCCGGGTCAAAGGGCGCGAGGGCCTGACGCTCCTGGTCGAACCGGTGCAAAAGGCCTAA
- a CDS encoding sulfur relay protein DsrC, translated as MLRLSEILVANQDIESFDELIPLVQAVARSGERFFRMDVKPPYPDTPENWEDRLEAAFSGLLR; from the coding sequence ATGCTCAGGCTTAGTGAAATCCTGGTTGCCAACCAAGACATCGAATCCTTCGACGAACTCATCCCCCTCGTCCAGGCCGTGGCACGTTCCGGCGAGCGGTTTTTCCGCATGGACGTCAAGCCACCCTATCCGGACACACCGGAGAACTGGGAAGACCGACTCGAGGCCGCCTTCAGCGGCCTGCTGCGCTGA
- a CDS encoding Bax inhibitor-1/YccA family protein gives MANPGLSFVKTTDSVIATNKVLKNTYLLLSATLGFSALTAMLSIVLAVPSWVYLASVIASMVLGIFVLPRTANSSAGIGVIFLITGLLGFGLGAILTLYLALPHGAQTVGLAFGGTAAIFLGLSGYALTSRRDFSFIGGFIFAGMMVVMLAIIANLFLQMPALSLAIASVIILLMSGFILFDTSRIARGEETNYILATYGLYLSIFNIFISLLQILGIMGSDD, from the coding sequence ATGGCCAATCCGGGTCTTTCCTTCGTCAAGACCACCGATTCGGTGATCGCGACCAATAAGGTACTCAAAAACACCTATCTGCTGCTGTCGGCCACACTCGGTTTCAGTGCCCTGACCGCCATGCTCTCGATCGTGTTGGCCGTACCCTCCTGGGTCTATCTGGCCTCGGTCATCGCCTCCATGGTGCTGGGTATCTTTGTGTTGCCGCGTACCGCCAACTCGTCCGCGGGCATCGGGGTGATCTTTCTGATCACAGGTCTGCTCGGCTTCGGGCTCGGCGCCATCCTGACCCTGTATCTGGCCCTGCCGCACGGAGCGCAGACCGTGGGCCTGGCCTTCGGCGGCACGGCGGCGATCTTCTTGGGCCTGTCGGGCTATGCGCTCACGAGCAGGCGTGACTTCAGCTTCATCGGTGGCTTCATCTTTGCTGGCATGATGGTGGTCATGCTCGCGATCATCGCCAACCTCTTCCTGCAGATGCCGGCATTGTCGCTGGCCATCGCCTCGGTGATCATCCTGCTGATGAGCGGCTTCATCCTGTTCGATACCAGCCGCATCGCCCGGGGTGAGGAGACCAACTATATCCTCGCCACCTATGGTCTGTATCTGAGTATCTTCAACATCTTCATCAGTCTGTTGCAGATCCTCGGCATCATGGGCAGTGACGACTGA
- the cas6 gene encoding type I-MYXAN CRISPR-associated protein Cas6/Cmx6 encodes MFWNEDDPTEAPLLDDIVDLLFTIDCKCLPVDHAYALSSALRALVPWFDEEPHLGVHTIHVAGSQNGWERPEHSPEALIMVSRRTKLRIRVPSARADDLVARLQGQRIEVGGQPLTIGAAKPRPLSQETTIFTRYLAADSSGDAEAFANESRFLEAAARALGALDIRMRKALCGKTTSLYTPAGPIHTRALMLAGLTREESMRLQREGLGPYRTLGCGLFIPHKGIDPVRPPT; translated from the coding sequence ATGTTCTGGAACGAAGACGACCCGACCGAAGCCCCGCTGCTGGACGACATCGTCGATCTGCTCTTTACCATCGACTGCAAGTGTCTACCAGTCGATCATGCCTACGCGCTGTCAAGCGCTCTGCGCGCCTTGGTGCCCTGGTTCGACGAGGAGCCGCATCTTGGCGTGCACACGATCCATGTCGCCGGATCCCAGAATGGCTGGGAGCGGCCCGAGCACTCGCCTGAGGCGCTGATCATGGTCTCGCGCCGCACCAAGCTGAGGATTCGCGTCCCCAGCGCGCGGGCGGACGATCTGGTCGCGCGGCTCCAGGGTCAGCGCATCGAGGTCGGGGGTCAGCCCTTGACGATCGGCGCGGCCAAGCCAAGGCCACTGAGCCAGGAGACGACGATCTTCACCCGTTATCTGGCGGCGGATTCGAGCGGCGATGCCGAGGCGTTCGCCAACGAGTCGCGTTTTCTCGAGGCCGCCGCGCGTGCGCTCGGTGCGCTCGACATCCGCATGCGCAAGGCCCTCTGCGGTAAGACCACATCCCTGTATACGCCTGCCGGCCCAATCCATACCCGTGCCCTCATGCTCGCCGGATTGACGCGCGAAGAGTCGATGCGGCTCCAGCGCGAAGGGCTGGGACCGTATCGCACGCTCGGCTGTGGGCTCTTTATCCCGCACAAGGGCATCGACCCAGTCAGGCCTCCAACCTGA